In one Streptomyces venezuelae genomic region, the following are encoded:
- a CDS encoding acyl-CoA dehydrogenase family protein, which yields MNLELSDEQTAVRELAEDFVAREIAPHVIEWDRAESVDRALVKKLGEVGFLGLTIDEEYGGSGGDHLAYCLVTEELGRGDSSVRGIVSVSLGLVAKTIAHWGSEEQKRQWLPGLTSGEYVGCFGLTEPGTGSDAGSLTTRAVRDGDSYVINGTKMFITNGTWADVVLLFARTGDAPGHKGVSAFLVPTDTPGLTRRTLHGKLGLRGQATAELVLEDVRVPASAMMAPEGKGFSVAMSALAKGRMSVAAGCVGIARAALDAAVRYATEREQFGKTIAHHQLVQELISDIAVDVDAARLLTWRVADLIDRGQPFATESSKAKLFASEAAVRAANNALQVFGGYGYIDEYPAGKLLRDARVMTLYEGTSQIQKLVIGRALTGVSAF from the coding sequence ATGAACCTGGAGCTCAGCGACGAGCAGACCGCCGTCCGGGAGCTGGCCGAGGACTTCGTCGCGCGCGAGATCGCACCGCACGTCATCGAGTGGGACCGCGCGGAGAGCGTCGACCGCGCCCTCGTGAAGAAGCTCGGCGAGGTCGGCTTCCTGGGGCTCACCATCGACGAGGAGTACGGCGGCTCGGGCGGCGACCACCTCGCGTACTGCCTGGTGACCGAGGAGCTCGGGCGCGGGGACTCCTCCGTGCGCGGCATCGTCTCCGTCTCGCTCGGCCTGGTCGCCAAGACCATCGCGCACTGGGGCAGCGAGGAGCAGAAGCGGCAGTGGCTGCCGGGGCTCACCTCCGGCGAGTACGTCGGATGCTTCGGGCTCACCGAACCGGGCACCGGCTCCGACGCGGGCAGCCTCACCACCAGGGCGGTGCGCGACGGCGACTCGTACGTCATCAACGGCACCAAGATGTTCATCACGAACGGCACCTGGGCCGACGTCGTGCTCCTCTTCGCCCGCACCGGCGACGCGCCCGGCCACAAGGGCGTCTCCGCCTTCCTGGTCCCCACCGACACCCCCGGTCTCACTCGCCGTACCCTCCACGGCAAGCTCGGCCTGCGCGGCCAGGCCACCGCCGAACTCGTCCTGGAGGACGTGCGCGTCCCCGCGTCGGCCATGATGGCGCCCGAGGGCAAGGGCTTCTCCGTCGCCATGTCGGCCCTCGCGAAGGGGCGCATGTCGGTGGCGGCGGGCTGCGTGGGCATCGCGCGGGCCGCCCTGGACGCGGCGGTGCGGTACGCCACCGAGCGCGAGCAGTTCGGCAAGACCATCGCCCATCACCAGCTGGTGCAGGAGCTGATCAGCGACATCGCGGTCGACGTGGACGCCGCGCGCCTGCTGACCTGGCGGGTCGCCGACCTCATCGACCGGGGGCAGCCGTTCGCCACGGAGTCCTCCAAGGCCAAGCTGTTCGCCTCCGAGGCCGCCGTGCGCGCCGCGAACAACGCCCTTCAGGTCTTCGGCGGTTACGGCTACATCGACGAGTACCCGGCGGGCAAGCTGCTGCGCGACGCCCGCGTGATGACCCTCTACGAAGGCACCAGCCAGATACAGAAGCTGGTCATCGGCCGTGCGCTGACGGGGGTTTCGGCCTTCTGA
- a CDS encoding TetR/AcrR family transcriptional regulator, which yields MGTAEETPGEEQPWGEVSPDAARRLLVAAVEAFAERGYHATTTRDIAGRAGMSPAALYIHYKTKEELLHRISRIGHDKALAILRTAADGEGGPAERLEAAVRSFVGWHAAHHTTARVVQYELDALGDEHRTEIVALRRKSDAAVRDIINDGVRTGEFDVPDVPGTTLAVLSLCIDVARWFNVAGHRTPDEVGALYADLVLRMVGARPAEPQK from the coding sequence ATGGGTACGGCGGAGGAGACGCCCGGCGAGGAGCAGCCGTGGGGCGAGGTCAGCCCCGACGCGGCCAGGCGGCTGCTGGTCGCCGCCGTCGAGGCCTTCGCCGAGCGCGGGTACCACGCGACGACGACCCGGGACATCGCGGGCCGCGCCGGCATGAGCCCCGCCGCGCTCTACATCCACTACAAGACGAAGGAAGAGCTGCTCCACCGCATCAGCAGGATCGGCCACGACAAGGCCCTGGCGATCCTGCGGACCGCGGCGGACGGCGAGGGCGGCCCCGCCGAGCGCCTGGAGGCGGCCGTGCGGTCCTTCGTCGGCTGGCACGCCGCGCACCACACGACCGCCCGCGTCGTGCAGTACGAGCTGGACGCGCTCGGCGACGAGCACCGCACGGAGATCGTGGCGCTGCGCCGCAAGTCGGACGCGGCGGTGCGGGACATCATCAACGACGGTGTGCGGACGGGGGAGTTCGACGTACCCGACGTGCCGGGCACCACGCTCGCCGTCCTGTCGCTCTGCATCGACGTCGCCCGCTGGTTCAACGTGGCGGGGCACCGGACGCCCGACGAGGTCGGCGCGCTCTACGCCGACCTCGTGCTGCGGATGGTGGGCGCCCGGCCCGCGGAGCCTCAGAAGTAG
- a CDS encoding MaoC family dehydratase, with amino-acid sequence MAEPRIFTSPEELRAGVGEQLGYSDWLEIDQKRIDLFAEATGDHQWIHVDAEKAAQGPFGTTIAHGYLTLSLLPILVPQTMRVEGMKMGLNYGTEKVRFPSPVPVGSRLRASAVLTDVTPTKDGGVQVTAKVTVEREGGDKPACVAESVSRYYF; translated from the coding sequence ATGGCGGAGCCGAGGATCTTCACGTCGCCCGAGGAGCTGCGCGCCGGTGTCGGCGAGCAGCTCGGGTACAGCGACTGGCTGGAGATCGACCAGAAGCGGATCGACCTCTTCGCGGAGGCGACCGGCGATCACCAGTGGATCCACGTGGACGCGGAGAAGGCCGCGCAGGGCCCCTTCGGGACGACCATCGCGCACGGCTACCTGACCCTGTCGCTGCTGCCGATCCTGGTGCCGCAGACGATGCGGGTCGAGGGCATGAAGATGGGCCTCAACTACGGCACGGAGAAGGTCCGCTTCCCCTCCCCCGTGCCGGTCGGCTCGAGGCTGCGCGCGAGCGCCGTGCTCACGGACGTCACGCCGACCAAGGACGGCGGCGTGCAGGTGACGGCCAAGGTCACCGTGGAGCGCGAGGGCGGCGACAAGCCCGCGTGCGTGGCGGAGTCGGTGTCGCGCTACTACTTCTGA
- the soxR gene encoding redox-sensitive transcriptional activator SoxR yields MHQIPEKVHELTVGQLADRSGVAVSALHFYESKGLITSRRTSGNQRRYHRDTLRRVAFIRASQRVGIPLSTIREALDSLPEERTPNREDWARLSEGWRSELDKRIKQLGRLRDHLTDCIGCGCLSLDTCVLSNPDDVFGERHSGSRLLVDRGPRDK; encoded by the coding sequence GTGCATCAGATACCGGAGAAGGTTCACGAACTCACGGTCGGCCAGCTCGCCGACCGCAGCGGCGTCGCCGTGTCCGCCCTGCACTTCTACGAGTCCAAAGGCCTCATCACCAGCCGCCGCACCTCCGGCAACCAGCGCCGCTACCACCGGGACACGCTCCGCCGCGTCGCCTTCATCCGCGCCTCCCAGCGCGTCGGCATCCCGCTCTCCACGATCCGCGAGGCCCTGGACTCGCTCCCCGAGGAGCGCACGCCCAACCGCGAGGACTGGGCGCGCCTCTCGGAGGGCTGGCGCTCCGAGCTGGACAAGCGCATCAAGCAACTCGGCAGGCTGCGCGACCACCTCACGGACTGCATCGGCTGCGGCTGTCTCTCCCTGGACACCTGCGTGCTCTCCAACCCCGACGACGTCTTCGGCGAGCGGCACAGCGGCTCCCGGCTCCTGGTGGACCGCGGCCCCCGGGACAAGTGA
- a CDS encoding penicillin acylase family protein — protein MRRRIVRLRTLTAGAALALGASLLAPLPGAVAGPREPAPKERSAAEDTDFCGGQCADVLPPGANGNATLAEILAHRVFGTRPAHADDQLGPYDKLSSGYPSLTDDKLTEFFDDASFGVPGDQVASVTKPRDDVTITRDKKYGVPHIKGTTRYGTEFGAGFAAGQDRLWLIDLFRHIGRGRLTSFAGGAPANQGLEQQFWPQAPYTEKDLEKQVEYIRTTQGERGKQAMEDAQAYIDGLNAYRTKSKNGRYFPGEYVLTGKIDAITNVGEIEPFKITDMIALASVVGGLFGNGGGGEVESALSLLESQKKYGVEKGTKVWESFRARNDPEAVQTIHDGTSFPYAGKPEKARGTAMPDPGSVEREQLVYDKEGGARTGAKDPVKAPKKLKPAQGMYDKGVLPADLFRADGHKKGMSNALLVSGKHTASGNPVAVFGPQTGYFAPQLLMQQELQGPGISARGVSFAGVGMYVQLGRGQDYAWSATSAGQDITDTYAVELCEPGGGAPTKQSAGYLYRGTCTPMEKMERENAWKPTVADSTAAGSYRMQVFRTKYGIVTHRASVDGKPVAYVSLRSTYRHEADSIIGFQMLNDPTYVKDSATFKKAAQNISYAFNWFYADSRDIAYYNSGANPERAESVDPALPVRAQQDLEWSDFDPEDNTSAQTPPAEHPQSVNQDYYISWNNKQAKDFSTAGLGVSAVHRGDLLDGRVKKLTEEGGVTRASLTQAMSEAAVTDLRGEQVLPELLKVLRSKPVTDPQLAKAVQQLEAWRAAGAQRNQTAAGSKTYAHPDAVRIMDAWWPRLVRAEFEPGLGKELYAALTSQLATDEAPSAGHGPTGAHAGSAFQYGWWGYADKDLRKVLGQPVKGELADTYCGGGKLDACRDALLTALGQAVAEPAAEVYPGDDSCKAGDQWCADSVIHRALGGITHKPIQWQNRPTYQQVVEFPRHR, from the coding sequence ATGCGACGACGCATCGTCAGGCTCAGAACACTCACCGCGGGGGCGGCGCTCGCGCTCGGCGCCTCCCTGCTCGCGCCTCTGCCGGGCGCCGTCGCCGGCCCGAGGGAGCCGGCCCCGAAGGAGCGGTCCGCAGCCGAGGACACGGATTTCTGCGGGGGCCAGTGCGCGGACGTGCTGCCCCCCGGCGCCAACGGCAACGCCACGCTCGCCGAGATCCTCGCCCACCGTGTCTTCGGCACCCGACCCGCGCACGCCGACGACCAGTTGGGCCCCTACGACAAACTCTCCTCCGGCTATCCGTCGCTCACCGACGACAAGCTCACCGAGTTCTTCGACGACGCCTCCTTCGGGGTGCCCGGCGACCAGGTCGCCTCGGTGACCAAGCCGCGCGACGACGTGACGATCACCCGGGACAAGAAGTACGGCGTCCCGCACATCAAGGGCACCACGCGCTACGGCACCGAGTTCGGCGCGGGCTTCGCCGCCGGGCAGGACCGGCTCTGGCTCATCGACCTGTTCCGGCACATCGGGCGCGGCCGGCTCACCTCGTTCGCGGGCGGCGCCCCCGCCAACCAGGGCCTCGAACAGCAGTTCTGGCCGCAGGCCCCGTACACGGAGAAGGACCTGGAGAAGCAGGTCGAGTACATCAGGACGACCCAGGGCGAGCGCGGCAAGCAGGCCATGGAGGACGCGCAGGCCTACATCGACGGCCTCAACGCGTACCGCACCAAGTCGAAGAACGGCCGCTACTTCCCCGGTGAGTACGTCCTGACCGGCAAGATAGACGCGATCACCAACGTCGGCGAGATCGAACCCTTCAAGATCACCGACATGATCGCGCTGGCCTCCGTGGTCGGCGGGCTCTTCGGCAACGGCGGCGGCGGAGAGGTCGAGTCCGCCCTCTCCCTCCTGGAGTCCCAGAAGAAGTACGGCGTCGAGAAGGGCACGAAGGTCTGGGAGTCCTTCCGCGCCCGCAACGACCCCGAGGCCGTCCAGACCATCCACGACGGCACGAGCTTCCCGTACGCGGGCAAGCCGGAGAAGGCGCGCGGCACCGCCATGCCCGACCCGGGCTCGGTCGAGCGCGAGCAGCTCGTGTACGACAAGGAGGGCGGCGCGAGGACCGGGGCCAAGGACCCGGTGAAGGCGCCGAAGAAGCTGAAGCCGGCGCAGGGCATGTACGACAAGGGCGTCCTGCCCGCGGACCTGTTCCGGGCCGACGGCCATAAGAAGGGCATGTCCAACGCCCTGCTCGTCTCCGGGAAGCACACCGCGAGCGGCAACCCCGTCGCCGTCTTCGGCCCGCAGACCGGCTACTTCGCACCGCAGCTCCTCATGCAGCAGGAGCTCCAGGGTCCCGGCATCAGCGCGCGAGGCGTCTCCTTCGCGGGCGTCGGCATGTACGTCCAGCTGGGGCGCGGCCAGGACTACGCCTGGTCGGCCACGTCAGCCGGGCAGGACATCACCGACACGTACGCCGTGGAGCTGTGCGAGCCGGGCGGGGGAGCCCCCACGAAGCAGTCGGCCGGTTACCTGTACCGCGGCACCTGCACACCCATGGAGAAGATGGAGCGCGAGAACGCCTGGAAGCCGACCGTCGCCGACTCCACGGCCGCGGGCTCCTACCGCATGCAGGTCTTCCGCACGAAGTACGGCATCGTCACGCACCGCGCGAGCGTCGACGGCAAACCCGTCGCGTACGTCTCGCTGCGTTCCACCTACCGCCACGAGGCCGACTCCATCATCGGCTTCCAGATGCTGAACGACCCCACGTACGTCAAGGACTCCGCGACGTTCAAGAAGGCCGCGCAGAACATCAGCTACGCCTTCAACTGGTTCTACGCCGACTCGCGCGACATCGCGTACTACAACAGCGGCGCCAACCCCGAGCGCGCCGAAAGCGTCGATCCGGCCCTGCCGGTCAGGGCCCAACAGGACCTCGAATGGAGCGACTTCGACCCCGAGGACAACACCTCGGCGCAGACCCCGCCCGCCGAGCACCCGCAGTCCGTCAACCAGGACTACTACATCTCCTGGAACAACAAGCAGGCCAAGGACTTCAGCACGGCCGGTCTCGGCGTCAGCGCGGTGCACCGCGGCGACCTGCTCGACGGGCGCGTCAAGAAGCTCACCGAGGAGGGCGGCGTCACCCGCGCCTCGCTCACCCAGGCCATGTCCGAGGCCGCCGTCACCGACCTGCGCGGCGAACAGGTGCTGCCGGAGCTCCTGAAGGTGCTGCGCAGCAAGCCGGTCACCGACCCGCAGCTGGCCAAGGCCGTCCAGCAGCTGGAGGCCTGGCGGGCCGCGGGTGCCCAGCGCAACCAGACGGCGGCGGGCTCCAAGACGTACGCCCACCCCGACGCCGTGCGCATCATGGACGCCTGGTGGCCGCGGCTGGTCCGGGCCGAGTTCGAGCCGGGCCTCGGCAAGGAGCTGTACGCCGCCCTCACCTCCCAGCTCGCCACCGACGAGGCACCCTCCGCCGGGCACGGGCCGACGGGGGCGCACGCCGGATCGGCGTTCCAGTACGGCTGGTGGGGCTATGCCGACAAGGACCTGCGCAAGGTCCTCGGGCAGCCGGTGAAGGGCGAGCTCGCCGACACCTACTGCGGCGGCGGCAAGCTCGACGCCTGCCGCGACGCCCTGCTCACCGCCCTCGGGCAGGCCGTCGCCGAGCCGGCCGCCGAGGTCTATCCCGGTGACGACTCGTGCAAGGCGGGCGACCAGTGGTGCGCGGACTCCGTCATCCACCGGGCGCTCGGCGGCATCACGCACAAGCCGATCCAGTGGCAGAACCGCCCGACGTACCAGCAGGTCGTCGAGTTCCCCCGCCACCGGTAG
- a CDS encoding serine-threonine protein kinase has translation MEPYWELTFDADGDVDTEQRAQLLSGTERERVTDLLVFAHGWNNEKKDARKLYGRFFGPCQDLAGTDVRLGYVGVLWPAIRFPDEPIPDFDPSAAPVAATPPGEPVLDATTREALDRAFPDHATTLDRIAELLAERSEVPTRVYEFGRHVRELVSLRETHPARHFGQDTGAGEPAMLTDDAVKVCEVFAAARADTGRPLLLSDLRNRLWDGAYELLRQGTYYAMKRRAGAVGQLGLGPAIGLLAADVPRVRVHLIGHSFGGRLVSYALRGMPADVRAVKSVTLLQGAFSHYTFAERLPHDKSRGGALHGMQKRIDGPLVSCYSHHDDALGRMYPLASKLAGDSSSFLNLWERWGAIGYNGVRSVAGTKRIKLGEKVPAKGCVSIDAASVVRRGGPPSGAHSDVCHEELARVVFAAGRIARS, from the coding sequence GTGGAGCCCTACTGGGAATTGACCTTCGACGCCGACGGCGACGTCGACACCGAGCAGCGCGCGCAGCTGCTGTCCGGCACGGAACGCGAACGCGTCACCGATCTGCTGGTCTTCGCGCACGGCTGGAACAACGAGAAGAAGGACGCCCGGAAGCTGTACGGGCGTTTCTTCGGCCCCTGCCAGGATCTCGCGGGCACGGACGTGCGCCTCGGCTACGTGGGAGTGCTGTGGCCCGCGATCCGCTTCCCCGACGAACCCATCCCCGACTTCGACCCGTCGGCCGCGCCCGTCGCCGCCACCCCGCCGGGCGAGCCCGTCCTCGACGCGACCACCCGGGAGGCGCTCGACCGCGCCTTCCCCGACCACGCCACGACCCTCGACCGGATCGCCGAACTGCTCGCCGAGCGCTCCGAAGTACCGACCCGCGTCTATGAGTTCGGGCGCCACGTGCGCGAGCTGGTGTCCCTGCGCGAGACCCATCCGGCCCGGCACTTCGGCCAGGACACCGGGGCGGGCGAGCCCGCCATGCTCACCGACGACGCGGTCAAGGTCTGCGAGGTGTTCGCCGCCGCACGCGCGGACACCGGCCGGCCCCTGCTCCTCAGCGACCTGCGCAACCGACTGTGGGACGGCGCGTACGAACTGCTGCGCCAAGGCACGTACTACGCGATGAAGCGCCGTGCGGGCGCCGTCGGCCAGCTGGGGCTCGGGCCCGCCATCGGTCTGCTCGCCGCGGACGTGCCGAGGGTGCGGGTGCACCTCATCGGCCACAGCTTCGGCGGCAGGCTCGTGTCGTACGCGCTGCGCGGGATGCCCGCCGACGTGCGCGCGGTGAAGTCGGTGACGCTCCTGCAAGGCGCCTTCTCGCACTACACGTTCGCCGAGCGGCTGCCGCACGACAAGTCACGCGGCGGGGCGCTGCACGGCATGCAGAAGCGGATCGACGGGCCGCTGGTCTCCTGCTACTCGCACCACGACGACGCCCTCGGCCGCATGTACCCCCTCGCGTCGAAACTGGCCGGGGACTCGTCGAGCTTCCTGAACCTGTGGGAGCGGTGGGGCGCCATCGGCTACAACGGCGTCCGGTCCGTGGCCGGCACCAAGCGCATCAAGCTCGGCGAGAAGGTGCCGGCCAAGGGCTGCGTCAGCATCGACGCGGCGTCGGTGGTGCGCCGGGGCGGTCCGCCCTCCGGCGCGCACAGCGACGTGTGCCACGAGGAGCTGGCACGCGTCGTGTTCGCCGCGGGGCGGATCGCCCGGTCCTGA
- a CDS encoding MFS transporter produces MRRVAVASFIGTAIEFYDFYIYGTAAALVLNEAFFPTLDPVNATLASFSTYAVAFAARPIGSVIFGHFGDRVGRKSVLVASLLLMGLSTALVGLLPGYGTWGVWAPLLLILLRFLQGIGLGGEWGGAALLAVEHAPRKKRGMYAAFPQLGPSVGFFAATGVFWLLSSTLSDDAFRSWGWRVPFLLSFLLVGVGLFVRLRISETPVFAKVMAAQEASKVPTLDVLRRHPRELLLGAGGMVVAYGLFYTATTYCLSYATGTLRISRDTMLGLSLVACLFLAAGTWLAATRSDGAGRRRLVLVGSALAVVWGLVLFPLLDTEQPVLVALAIGGALFCMGVVYGPMGAYLPELFGANVRYSGASLAYNLGGVLGGAVSPLVATRLQSAFGSSSVGWYVSAMAVVSLLCVLALPETRERELA; encoded by the coding sequence ATGCGCCGTGTGGCCGTGGCCTCGTTCATCGGAACCGCCATCGAGTTCTACGACTTCTACATCTACGGCACGGCCGCCGCCCTCGTCCTCAACGAGGCGTTCTTCCCGACCCTCGACCCGGTCAACGCCACCCTCGCGTCGTTCTCCACCTACGCGGTGGCGTTCGCGGCCCGCCCCATCGGCTCGGTGATCTTCGGGCACTTCGGCGACCGCGTGGGCCGCAAGTCCGTCCTGGTCGCCTCGCTGCTCCTGATGGGCCTCTCGACCGCCCTAGTCGGCCTCCTGCCCGGCTACGGCACGTGGGGCGTCTGGGCGCCGCTGCTGCTCATCCTGCTCCGCTTCCTGCAGGGCATCGGGCTCGGCGGCGAGTGGGGCGGCGCGGCGCTCCTCGCGGTGGAGCACGCGCCGCGGAAGAAGCGCGGGATGTACGCGGCGTTCCCCCAACTCGGCCCGTCCGTCGGGTTCTTCGCGGCGACCGGCGTCTTCTGGCTGCTCTCGTCGACGCTCTCCGACGACGCGTTCCGCTCGTGGGGCTGGCGCGTGCCGTTCCTGCTCTCCTTCCTGCTGGTCGGCGTCGGCCTCTTCGTGCGGCTGCGGATCAGCGAGACACCGGTGTTCGCGAAGGTCATGGCAGCGCAGGAGGCGAGCAAGGTCCCGACGCTCGACGTGCTCCGCCGCCACCCGCGCGAACTGCTGCTCGGCGCGGGCGGCATGGTCGTCGCGTACGGCCTCTTCTACACGGCCACGACGTACTGCCTCTCGTACGCCACCGGCACCCTGCGCATCTCCCGCGACACCATGCTCGGCCTCTCCCTCGTGGCCTGCCTCTTCCTCGCCGCGGGCACCTGGCTCGCCGCGACGCGCTCCGACGGGGCGGGCCGCCGCAGGCTGGTCCTCGTGGGCTCGGCGCTCGCGGTGGTGTGGGGGCTCGTGCTCTTCCCGCTCCTGGACACCGAGCAGCCGGTGCTCGTCGCCCTGGCGATCGGCGGCGCGCTGTTCTGCATGGGCGTGGTGTACGGCCCGATGGGCGCCTACCTGCCCGAGCTGTTCGGGGCGAACGTGCGCTACTCGGGCGCCTCGCTCGCGTACAACCTGGGTGGTGTCCTCGGCGGCGCGGTCTCGCCGCTGGTCGCGACCCGGCTGCAGTCGGCGTTCGGTTCGTCGTCGGTGGGCTGGTACGTGAGCGCGATGGCGGTGGTGTCGCTGCTGTGCGTCCTCGCCCTGCCCGAGACGCGGGAGCGGGAACTCGCGTGA
- a CDS encoding alpha/beta fold hydrolase, translating into MAEYILVAGAWLGSWVWEDVARDLRAAGHGAHPLTLSGLADKQDVPAGQQTHVRDIVDEVERLDLRDVVLVGHSYAGIPVGQAAERIGDRLARVVFVDAVVPVDGESFASLWWQGRQAFEGILDDGDGWWLLNAAEFDGQGLDSEQVARIASGGTPHPGATLTESAVLERSLGELPATYVKCLLDGEEPSDDVTDLLKSERWRLVEMDTGHWPMFSQPRELARILHASATGRP; encoded by the coding sequence ATGGCGGAATACATACTGGTGGCAGGCGCGTGGCTCGGCTCCTGGGTATGGGAGGACGTGGCGCGGGACCTGCGGGCCGCCGGACACGGCGCCCACCCCCTGACCCTCTCCGGCCTCGCCGACAAGCAGGACGTCCCCGCCGGGCAGCAGACCCACGTGCGCGACATCGTCGACGAGGTCGAACGCCTCGATCTGCGCGACGTCGTCCTCGTCGGGCACAGCTACGCCGGCATCCCCGTCGGCCAGGCGGCCGAGCGGATCGGCGACCGGCTGGCCCGCGTCGTGTTCGTGGACGCGGTCGTGCCCGTCGACGGCGAGTCGTTCGCCTCCCTGTGGTGGCAGGGCCGGCAGGCGTTCGAGGGCATCCTCGACGACGGCGACGGCTGGTGGCTGCTGAACGCGGCGGAGTTCGACGGGCAGGGGCTCGACAGCGAGCAGGTCGCCAGAATCGCGAGCGGCGGGACACCGCATCCGGGCGCCACCCTGACCGAGTCCGCCGTCCTGGAGCGCTCGCTCGGCGAGCTCCCCGCGACGTACGTCAAGTGCCTGCTGGACGGCGAGGAGCCGTCCGACGACGTGACCGACCTGCTCAAGAGCGAGCGCTGGCGGCTCGTCGAGATGGACACCGGGCACTGGCCGATGTTCTCCCAGCCGCGCGAACTGGCCCGCATCCTGCACGCGAGCGCGACCGGCAGGCCCTAG
- a CDS encoding SDR family oxidoreductase, which yields MVETLHDKGVVVTGGGGGIGAALARRFAAEGARVVVNDLDGTKAKAVADEIGGIAVPGDASAVVPEAREALGGTVDVYCANAGLGSGGSEAAPEEVWAAAWDVNVMAHVRAAHALLPDWLERGSGRFVSTVSAAGLLTMIGAAPYSVTKHGAYAFAEWLSLTYRHRGVKVHAICPQGVRTDMLAATGTAGDLVLTPTAIEPDDVAAALFAGMAEDRFLILPHPEVAAFYRARAETPDKWLKGMNHIQRKWEENER from the coding sequence ATCGTGGAAACCCTGCACGACAAGGGAGTCGTCGTCACAGGCGGGGGAGGCGGCATCGGGGCGGCGCTCGCCCGCCGCTTCGCCGCCGAAGGGGCGCGCGTCGTGGTCAACGACCTCGACGGCACCAAGGCGAAGGCCGTCGCCGACGAGATCGGCGGCATCGCCGTGCCCGGCGACGCGTCCGCGGTCGTGCCCGAGGCCCGCGAGGCGCTCGGCGGCACCGTCGACGTGTACTGCGCCAACGCCGGGCTCGGCTCCGGCGGCAGCGAGGCCGCGCCCGAGGAGGTCTGGGCCGCGGCCTGGGACGTCAACGTCATGGCCCACGTACGGGCGGCCCACGCGCTGCTGCCCGACTGGCTGGAGCGCGGCAGCGGCCGCTTCGTCTCGACCGTCTCCGCGGCCGGCCTGCTCACCATGATCGGCGCCGCGCCCTACAGCGTCACCAAGCACGGCGCGTACGCCTTCGCCGAGTGGCTCTCCCTCACGTACCGCCACCGCGGCGTCAAGGTCCACGCGATCTGCCCGCAGGGCGTCCGCACCGACATGCTCGCCGCCACCGGCACCGCGGGCGACCTCGTGCTCACCCCCACCGCCATCGAGCCGGACGACGTCGCCGCCGCGCTCTTCGCCGGCATGGCGGAGGACCGCTTCCTGATCCTGCCGCACCCCGAGGTGGCCGCGTTCTACCGGGCCCGCGCCGAGACCCCCGACAAGTGGCTGAAGGGCATGAACCACATCCAGCGGAAGTGGGAGGAGAACGAGCGGTGA